From Desulforhopalus sp., one genomic window encodes:
- a CDS encoding Lrp/AsnC family transcriptional regulator: protein MLDTISLEILKILQEKARIPNIEVSRQIGLAPSAVLERIRKMEKQGIIDGYEVRLNPQRFHRAQVAFVHVQTTTAASNEVGWQLAAIPEVQEVHFVAGNDCYLVKVRTADTLSLSLLLQERIAAISGVISTKTETVLSTIKETSRIPLPEAP from the coding sequence ATGCTTGACACCATCAGCCTGGAAATCCTGAAGATCCTTCAGGAGAAGGCGCGCATCCCCAATATCGAGGTATCCCGGCAGATTGGCCTGGCTCCATCGGCGGTCCTTGAACGTATCCGCAAAATGGAGAAACAGGGCATCATTGACGGCTATGAGGTACGCCTCAACCCGCAACGCTTTCACCGGGCCCAGGTGGCCTTCGTCCATGTGCAGACCACCACCGCCGCGAGCAACGAGGTTGGCTGGCAGCTGGCTGCTATCCCCGAGGTGCAGGAGGTGCATTTCGTCGCTGGCAACGATTGTTACCTGGTAAAGGTTCGAACCGCCGACACCCTCTCCCTCAGTCTGCTGCTGCAGGAACGCATTGCTGCCATCTCCGGAGTCATCTCCACCAAGACCGAAACCGTCCTCTCAACCATCAAAGAAACCAGCCGGATACCACTTCCGGAAGCCCCGTAA
- a CDS encoding AzlD domain-containing protein: protein MDQTLILLTIIGMAVVTYLPRLLPTLFLSGRNLQPIIIAWLRLIPPAVLAAMLAPSLLVRDDHFDLGPDNLFFWVAVIAFPVAWKTKSLFATVVVGMGLVALGRYFGM, encoded by the coding sequence GTGGATCAAACGCTGATACTCCTTACCATAATCGGCATGGCGGTGGTGACCTATCTGCCCCGTCTTCTGCCCACCCTTTTCCTTAGCGGCCGCAATCTGCAGCCGATCATCATAGCCTGGCTGCGCCTCATTCCACCGGCGGTTCTGGCGGCGATGTTGGCGCCGTCGCTTCTGGTGCGGGACGATCACTTTGATCTGGGACCGGACAACCTTTTTTTCTGGGTGGCCGTCATCGCCTTTCCTGTTGCCTGGAAGACAAAGAGCCTGTTCGCCACGGTGGTGGTGGGTATGGGCCTGGTGGCCCTTGGTAGATATTTCGGCATGTAA
- a CDS encoding GDP-L-fucose synthase, whose protein sequence is MVQLEAHQAHYPCPLTPQERIYVAGHRGMVGSAIVRQLQKMGCGKVITRSHSELDLTNQAAVRDFFATEKIDRVVLAAARVGGIHANNVYPADFIYVNMMIEANVIHQAYRAGVRDLLFLGSSCIYPKFAPQPMQEDHLLTGLLEPTNEPYAIAKIAGIKMCESYNRQYGTRYRSVMPTNLFGPGDNYHLENSHVIPAMIRKYHLAKLAMAGNIAAIRADESRYGKIPADICQAIGYRADQEALDARQPPQVVLWGSGSPRREFLHVDDMAAACIHVMQLSQGDFTAPNPSFVNVGTGVDITIRDTAELIAGLVGFSGPTVYNSNQPDGTPRKLLDTGRINSLGWQPARSFSEGLADAYRAYQEFAG, encoded by the coding sequence ATGGTCCAGCTTGAAGCACATCAGGCCCATTACCCTTGTCCGCTTACCCCGCAGGAACGTATTTACGTTGCCGGGCACCGGGGGATGGTTGGGTCGGCCATTGTCCGGCAGCTGCAGAAAATGGGCTGCGGAAAGGTCATTACCCGGAGCCATTCCGAACTGGATCTCACCAACCAGGCGGCGGTCCGGGACTTCTTTGCCACTGAGAAAATAGACCGGGTGGTGCTGGCCGCGGCCAGGGTAGGTGGCATCCATGCAAATAACGTTTATCCGGCCGACTTCATCTATGTCAACATGATGATCGAGGCCAATGTCATCCACCAAGCGTACCGGGCGGGAGTGCGGGACCTGCTCTTTCTCGGCAGCTCCTGCATCTATCCGAAATTCGCGCCGCAACCGATGCAGGAAGACCATCTGCTCACCGGCCTCCTCGAACCGACCAACGAACCCTATGCAATCGCCAAGATTGCCGGGATCAAGATGTGCGAATCATATAATCGCCAGTACGGCACGCGCTACCGCTCGGTCATGCCGACCAATCTTTTTGGTCCGGGCGACAATTATCATCTGGAGAACAGCCACGTCATCCCGGCGATGATCAGGAAATATCATCTGGCAAAACTGGCGATGGCCGGTAACATCGCTGCGATTCGGGCTGATGAAAGCCGTTATGGGAAGATACCGGCGGATATCTGCCAGGCGATCGGCTACCGGGCCGACCAAGAGGCTCTCGATGCCAGGCAACCGCCGCAAGTGGTTCTGTGGGGGAGCGGTTCACCGAGAAGGGAGTTCCTGCACGTCGACGATATGGCAGCCGCCTGCATTCACGTCATGCAACTGTCGCAGGGTGACTTTACAGCACCCAATCCGTCCTTTGTCAATGTAGGTACTGGTGTCGATATAACCATCCGCGACACGGCTGAACTTATTGCCGGACTGGTCGGTTTTAGCGGCCCAACCGTGTATAATAGCAACCAACCGGACGGCACGCCCCGCAAACTCCTGGATACCGGGCGGATCAACAGCCTCGGCTGGCAGCCCGCGCGCAGTTTCAGCGAAGGACTGGCGGATGCCTACCGCGCCTATCAAGAGTTTGCCGGCTGA
- the mutY gene encoding A/G-specific adenine glycosylase: MEQAAQVSNLPDIATPLLVWFRKVARDLPWRRTYDPYHVWISEIMLQQTQMERGVAYFKRWVERFPDVHSVAKAEQQEIFKYWEGLGYYARARNLQKAAQVITSEFDGLVPDDYQILLSLPGIGPYTAAAIASIAGNHDVAVVDANVTRVYARLFDYDQPVGESGSKKHLASLAQELLPHGRARMFNQALMDLGGLICLPKKPRCSDCPVHLLCKARMAGTIDRRPAIGAGKKMVAMARVAGIIRWEGRVFIQQRPIDAVWGGLWEFPGGALSSGSPEAQLAGHILLETGLAVRVLEPVTTVSHSYTHHKITLDCFLCEALSDHPQPVLRSAVDYRWLDLAELQQYAFPAGPRKILQYITKHLPDLFNPS, translated from the coding sequence ATGGAACAAGCCGCGCAGGTATCGAATCTCCCTGATATTGCCACACCCCTTCTTGTCTGGTTTCGTAAGGTCGCCCGCGATCTGCCGTGGCGGCGGACCTACGACCCTTATCATGTATGGATTTCCGAGATTATGTTGCAGCAGACCCAGATGGAGCGGGGGGTTGCCTATTTCAAGCGCTGGGTTGAAAGATTTCCTGACGTTCATTCGGTGGCCAAGGCGGAACAGCAGGAGATCTTCAAGTACTGGGAAGGTCTTGGTTATTATGCCAGGGCAAGAAATCTCCAGAAGGCGGCACAGGTCATTACCAGTGAGTTTGATGGTCTGGTGCCCGACGATTACCAAATCCTCTTGTCACTGCCGGGTATCGGCCCGTATACGGCAGCGGCCATTGCCTCCATTGCCGGCAACCATGATGTGGCCGTGGTTGATGCCAATGTTACCCGGGTCTACGCCCGGCTCTTTGATTATGATCAACCAGTGGGTGAGTCCGGGAGTAAAAAACACCTGGCGAGCCTTGCCCAGGAGCTATTGCCGCATGGCCGGGCAAGGATGTTTAACCAGGCTTTGATGGACCTTGGCGGGCTGATCTGCCTGCCGAAAAAACCGCGCTGCTCGGACTGCCCGGTGCATTTGCTCTGTAAGGCGAGGATGGCGGGAACCATTGACCGCCGGCCGGCGATCGGTGCGGGCAAGAAGATGGTTGCCATGGCAAGGGTGGCGGGGATCATCCGCTGGGAAGGAAGGGTCTTTATCCAGCAGCGGCCAATCGATGCGGTATGGGGCGGGCTATGGGAGTTCCCCGGTGGCGCCCTTTCCAGCGGCTCGCCCGAGGCGCAGCTTGCCGGCCACATTCTTCTGGAAACCGGACTTGCGGTGCGCGTACTTGAACCCGTGACCACGGTGAGCCATAGCTACACCCACCATAAGATCACCCTCGACTGCTTTCTCTGTGAGGCGCTGAGTGATCATCCGCAGCCAGTCCTGCGTTCAGCCGTCGACTACCGCTGGCTTGACCTGGCCGAACTCCAGCAATACGCCTTTCCGGCAGGGCCACGGAAGATCCTGCAGTATATCACGAAACACCTGCCCGACCTTTTTAATCCCTCCTGA
- a CDS encoding exodeoxyribonuclease III — MSIDIDSFLQAVADAVRDKQTPVVDLIAVQTEDPFKVLVATILSARTKDETTAVASARLFKQAPDRAALALLPEQRIAELIYPVGFYKTKAKHLTQLPSALQAFGGAVPDTIDELVTLPGVGRKTANLVVSVAFKKPAICVDTHVHRITNIWQYVETETPLQTEMALRAKLPKRHWLSVNSLLVAFGQSICRPVSPHCDICPLLHTCPQKGVKPRKIPGAKMADKNSLKCISWNVNGIRAVEKKGFVEQLLNFDADVIALQETKAQPDQLSEALKNIPGYTSYWHSAERKGYSGVAVYTRVAPVAVHYGLSDPEFDCEGRVLTLEFTDCYLVNIYFPNSGDELNRLDFKLRFNNRLLTFAKELEKQKPVILCGDFNVAHKEIDLKNPKTNQKNAGFTPEERAWMDSFVAAGFVDTFRIFNQEPGQYTWWSYRFSARAKNVGWRIDYFCVSGTAKDKVKSATILQEITGSDHCPVALEFLRDGR, encoded by the coding sequence ATGAGCATTGATATTGACAGCTTTCTCCAGGCAGTTGCCGACGCCGTCCGCGACAAGCAGACGCCGGTAGTTGATCTCATTGCTGTGCAGACCGAGGATCCCTTTAAGGTTCTGGTGGCGACCATCCTCTCGGCGAGAACCAAGGATGAAACCACCGCCGTCGCCTCGGCCCGTCTCTTCAAGCAGGCGCCGGACAGGGCCGCACTGGCCTTACTCCCCGAACAGCGCATCGCCGAACTCATCTATCCGGTCGGTTTCTACAAGACCAAGGCAAAACACCTCACCCAGCTGCCGAGTGCCCTGCAGGCCTTTGGCGGCGCGGTTCCGGATACCATCGATGAGTTGGTCACCCTGCCCGGCGTCGGCCGCAAAACCGCCAATCTTGTGGTCAGCGTCGCCTTTAAAAAACCGGCAATCTGCGTTGACACCCATGTCCACCGGATTACCAATATCTGGCAGTACGTCGAGACGGAGACCCCGCTGCAGACGGAGATGGCCCTGCGGGCAAAACTTCCGAAACGGCACTGGCTGTCGGTCAACTCCCTGCTCGTTGCCTTTGGCCAGAGCATCTGCCGGCCGGTAAGCCCGCATTGTGATATCTGTCCCCTGCTGCACACCTGTCCACAAAAAGGGGTAAAACCCCGCAAAATACCTGGAGCAAAAATGGCTGACAAGAATTCACTGAAATGTATCTCCTGGAACGTCAATGGCATCCGTGCCGTGGAAAAGAAGGGTTTTGTCGAGCAATTGCTGAATTTTGACGCCGATGTCATCGCCCTCCAGGAAACCAAGGCGCAGCCCGACCAGCTTTCCGAAGCGCTGAAAAACATCCCAGGTTATACCTCCTACTGGCACAGCGCCGAGCGAAAGGGCTACTCCGGAGTCGCCGTATATACCCGCGTCGCACCGGTGGCCGTCCACTACGGCCTGAGCGACCCGGAATTTGACTGCGAGGGGCGGGTGTTGACCCTGGAGTTCACCGACTGTTATCTCGTTAACATCTATTTTCCCAATAGCGGCGATGAGCTGAACCGTCTGGACTTCAAGCTGCGTTTCAACAACAGATTACTGACCTTTGCCAAGGAACTGGAGAAACAGAAACCGGTCATTCTCTGTGGCGATTTCAATGTTGCCCACAAGGAGATCGATCTAAAAAACCCCAAGACCAATCAGAAAAATGCCGGATTCACCCCGGAAGAACGGGCATGGATGGACAGCTTCGTCGCCGCCGGGTTCGTCGACACCTTCCGCATCTTTAACCAGGAACCGGGGCAATACACCTGGTGGAGTTACCGCTTCAGCGCCCGGGCCAAGAATGTCGGTTGGCGTATCGACTACTTCTGTGTCAGTGGTACCGCCAAGGACAAGGTAAAAAGTGCCACCATCCTCCAGGAGATAACCGGCTCCGACCACTGCCCGGTTGCCCTGGAATTCCTGCGTGACGGTCGATAG
- a CDS encoding CAP domain-containing protein yields the protein MKTLFLLVLALLALLSCTAQGASVLNTEATTYSQELFEQINQYRRDKGLPALRFDPLLSSLAKVHSTDMAQQETMNHNNFDDRFERAGSRLCVENVGWNFRSAREMYEAWRRSSNHNRNMLHREITRAGIAEVDMYVTFLACK from the coding sequence ATGAAAACATTATTTCTGCTTGTACTTGCCCTCCTTGCCCTGCTCTCCTGCACAGCACAGGGGGCGAGCGTCCTGAATACCGAGGCAACCACTTACAGCCAGGAGCTTTTCGAGCAAATCAACCAGTATCGGAGAGACAAGGGTTTGCCTGCCTTGCGATTCGACCCTCTCCTAAGTAGCCTGGCCAAAGTTCACAGCACCGATATGGCCCAACAAGAGACGATGAATCATAATAATTTCGATGACCGGTTTGAACGAGCGGGCAGCCGGCTTTGTGTGGAAAACGTCGGCTGGAACTTTCGTTCGGCCCGGGAAATGTACGAAGCCTGGCGCCGCTCAAGCAATCATAACCGCAACATGCTGCACCGAGAAATCACCCGGGCCGGAATCGCCGAGGTGGATATGTATGTGACCTTTCTTGCCTGCAAATAG
- a CDS encoding diaminopimelate decarboxylase, with product MPMSQAYKKRLFPALPAIAEHYGTPFHIYDEAGIRETGKALKDAFAGIDRFREYYAVKALPNPRILQIMGDMGFGFDCSSIAELRLSRQVGGRGEDIMYTSNNTSMEEFAEAASEGGSILNLDDISLLAKVPALPELISFRYNPGARRTGNEIIGTPTEAKYGVSHEQIIDAYRLAKERGAVRFGIHTMLASNELNYQYMVQTAAMLLELIVEISAELAITFEFINIGGGLGIPYKPGIAALDLVAMGREITALFKEFKKAHGYEPALYMESGRYMTGPHGVLVTTAINRKDIYRTYVGVDASMSSLMRPGIYGAYHHIDVLGKEEYPQTEVVDVVGSLCENNDKFAIQRTLPAVADGDILIIQDTGAHGIAMGFNYNGNLRPKELLLGADGKVELIRRAERVEDYFATLNFQPDVLAP from the coding sequence ATGCCGATGTCACAAGCCTATAAGAAGCGACTTTTTCCAGCCCTTCCAGCCATTGCCGAACACTACGGAACGCCCTTCCATATCTACGACGAGGCCGGAATCCGAGAAACCGGCAAGGCCCTGAAAGATGCCTTTGCCGGCATAGACCGCTTCCGGGAATACTACGCCGTCAAGGCCTTGCCCAACCCGCGCATTCTGCAGATCATGGGCGACATGGGCTTTGGCTTTGACTGCAGTTCCATCGCTGAACTCCGTCTCAGCCGCCAGGTAGGCGGACGGGGAGAAGACATCATGTACACCTCCAACAACACCAGCATGGAGGAATTTGCCGAAGCAGCAAGCGAAGGCGGTTCCATCCTCAACCTCGATGATATCTCTCTGCTTGCCAAGGTGCCGGCCCTGCCGGAACTTATCAGTTTTCGTTACAATCCGGGGGCAAGGCGAACGGGCAACGAAATTATCGGCACCCCGACCGAGGCAAAATACGGGGTGAGCCATGAGCAGATTATCGACGCCTATCGGCTGGCCAAAGAACGTGGAGCCGTGCGTTTCGGCATCCACACCATGCTTGCCTCCAACGAACTCAATTATCAATATATGGTGCAGACGGCAGCGATGCTGCTGGAACTGATCGTCGAAATCTCGGCGGAACTGGCCATCACCTTTGAGTTTATTAATATTGGCGGCGGCCTCGGCATCCCCTACAAGCCGGGCATTGCTGCCCTCGATCTGGTGGCCATGGGCCGGGAGATTACCGCCCTTTTTAAAGAATTTAAAAAGGCGCATGGCTACGAGCCGGCTCTCTATATGGAGAGCGGCCGGTATATGACCGGCCCGCACGGGGTCCTGGTCACCACCGCCATCAACCGCAAGGATATCTACCGGACCTATGTCGGTGTTGACGCCTCGATGAGTTCCCTGATGCGGCCGGGTATTTACGGCGCCTACCATCACATCGATGTCCTCGGCAAGGAGGAGTATCCACAAACCGAGGTCGTTGATGTCGTCGGCTCACTTTGCGAAAACAACGATAAATTCGCCATACAGCGCACCCTGCCGGCGGTTGCCGACGGCGATATCCTCATCATCCAGGACACCGGCGCCCACGGTATCGCCATGGGTTTCAATTATAACGGCAACCTCCGCCCCAAGGAGCTGCTCTTAGGGGCTGATGGCAAGGTCGAACTGATCCGCCGCGCCGAACGGGTCGAGGACTATTTTGCCACACTCAATTTCCAGCCGGACGTGCTTGCCCCGTAA
- a CDS encoding iron-containing alcohol dehydrogenase family protein, which translates to MYRNFSIVPKIMFGRGSFNQLSDVISERRTNPGSYFVFVLDDVFTGKPLAGRLPLQGKDLLLPVNVDDEPKTSYIDQLVQKIREYSPVVPDGIVGVGGGSAMDIAKAISLMLTNPGSSADYQGWDLIKNPSVYHVAVPTLAGTGAEISRTAILTGPVKKLGINSDYTLFHQIILDPELLAGVPTDQWFYTGMDCYIHDIESLHGTYLNEFSKAYGEKSLELCRQVFLEDHADKDDKLMMASYFGGMSIAYSQVGACHALSYGLSYVLGIHHGIGCCIAFDYLEEIYPQGVEEFRRMMEKHKIVLPRNLTAGLGKESMELMVTTALNLVPLWENCLGPDWQKLMTRERCLGLFQRM; encoded by the coding sequence ATGTATAGAAATTTCAGTATCGTCCCGAAAATCATGTTCGGCAGGGGATCTTTCAATCAGCTCAGTGATGTGATCAGTGAAAGAAGAACCAATCCCGGCTCGTATTTTGTCTTTGTCCTCGATGACGTATTTACCGGCAAACCCCTTGCGGGCCGTTTGCCCCTGCAGGGCAAGGATTTGCTTTTGCCAGTGAATGTCGATGACGAGCCGAAGACCTCGTATATCGATCAGCTGGTGCAAAAAATTCGCGAATACAGCCCGGTTGTCCCAGACGGCATCGTCGGTGTCGGTGGCGGCAGCGCCATGGATATCGCCAAGGCCATATCCCTGATGCTCACCAACCCAGGATCGTCGGCCGACTATCAAGGATGGGATCTGATCAAGAATCCCTCCGTTTATCATGTCGCCGTGCCGACCCTTGCCGGCACCGGGGCGGAGATCTCCCGTACCGCCATCCTGACCGGGCCGGTGAAGAAACTGGGCATCAATTCCGATTACACCCTCTTTCACCAGATTATCCTCGATCCCGAGCTTTTGGCCGGGGTGCCGACCGATCAATGGTTCTATACCGGCATGGACTGCTATATCCATGATATCGAATCGTTACACGGTACCTACCTCAACGAGTTCAGCAAGGCCTACGGTGAGAAATCGCTAGAGCTTTGTCGGCAGGTCTTCCTGGAAGATCATGCCGACAAAGATGACAAGCTGATGATGGCCTCCTATTTCGGCGGCATGTCTATTGCCTATTCCCAGGTTGGTGCCTGTCATGCCCTTTCCTATGGATTGTCCTATGTTCTTGGTATTCATCACGGTATCGGCTGCTGCATCGCCTTTGACTACCTCGAGGAGATTTATCCGCAGGGAGTGGAGGAGTTTCGCCGGATGATGGAAAAACACAAGATCGTTCTGCCGCGCAATCTGACCGCGGGTCTTGGCAAGGAGTCGATGGAGCTGATGGTCACCACCGCCCTGAACCTCGTGCCGCTGTGGGAAAATTGCCTTGGTCCGGATTGGCAGAAGCTGATGACCCGTGAGCGCTGTCTCGGTCTTTTTCAACGGATGTAG
- a CDS encoding ABC transporter ATP-binding protein, producing MQPILEVNHLRKRFSKLEAVRDVSFAVRTGICFGLLGPNGAGKTTTLEIVEDIIEATSGEILYNGRPRTASFREEIGIQFQHTSLLNFLTVEETLATFSRLFSKPADTNEIARRCQLTDLGKQRNDRLSGGQTQRLMLALALINEPHLIFLDEPSTGLDPQARRNLWNIIRQLKEEGRTLILTTHSMEEAEYLCDEIAIMDQGMIIAGGSPAELIRRHGGGSSIILPETINSQLLAELPFATSRQNGNIVIHTDEIHQGLNILMKNEIDLRGVSIHSANLEDVFLNLTGKKLRE from the coding sequence ATGCAGCCGATCCTTGAAGTCAACCATCTTCGCAAGCGTTTTTCCAAGCTGGAAGCGGTTCGCGATGTGTCGTTTGCCGTCCGGACAGGCATCTGTTTCGGCCTTCTCGGCCCGAATGGTGCCGGCAAGACCACCACCTTGGAGATTGTCGAGGACATCATTGAGGCGACAAGTGGCGAAATTCTCTACAATGGTCGCCCGCGAACGGCTTCCTTCCGGGAGGAAATCGGCATCCAGTTTCAGCACACCTCGCTGCTCAATTTTCTTACGGTGGAAGAGACTCTGGCGACCTTTTCCCGACTGTTCAGCAAGCCTGCCGATACCAATGAAATAGCCCGTCGCTGCCAATTGACCGACCTTGGCAAACAGCGCAACGACAGGCTATCCGGCGGCCAGACCCAGCGCCTGATGCTGGCCTTGGCCCTGATCAACGAACCCCACCTGATTTTTCTTGATGAACCGTCAACCGGTCTCGACCCCCAGGCACGCCGTAATCTTTGGAATATCATCAGGCAATTGAAGGAAGAAGGCCGGACCCTGATCCTTACCACCCATTCGATGGAGGAGGCGGAGTATCTCTGCGACGAAATTGCCATTATGGATCAGGGCATGATCATCGCCGGCGGCAGTCCGGCGGAATTGATCCGCCGGCACGGTGGCGGCAGTTCGATTATCCTGCCGGAGACCATCAATAGCCAGCTGCTCGCCGAACTCCCTTTCGCTACATCCAGGCAGAATGGCAACATCGTTATCCACACCGATGAGATTCACCAGGGTCTGAACATCCTCATGAAAAACGAGATCGATCTGCGGGGGGTATCCATTCATTCGGCCAACCTCGAAGATGTTTTTCTCAATCTGACCGGGAAGAAACTGCGGGAATGA
- a CDS encoding cache domain-containing protein, with protein MPAKKLKKISNTISIRIALPAFLTILLFVTAMFFILLPQLEQSLMNRKQEMIQEQTETAWSLLDSYRERELSGELSREEAQLRAVLRIRKLRYGPEKKDYFWMNDMTPRMVMHPYRSDLDGMDITDFKDPKGKRLFVEFVRVVEKQGAGFVEYMWQWKDDAQKIVPKVSYVKGFKPWGWIIGTGMYIDDVHAEIAAIRNKLSAISGGILLIVSLLALYTIRQSLMADRERQRIFLEREALLKSLEKSKERFRNLLETTSDWIWETDDVGRYVYTSPHVQKLLGYLPEEILHTSLVHFAVPDQAAAAGESSLQLLAAQKAFSGFEVPCQTKDGHGVVLEYNAVPIFDEAGTLTGYRGIARDITERKMAMEILKRSRDDLHASLEETVTSLASTAEKRDPYTAGHQQRVEHLACAIARELKFSEERIEGLHIAALLHDIGKITLPSEYLAKPTRLSKEEKAIFRCHPEVGYEILKNIQFPWPVAEIVYQHHEHLDGSGYPRGLTDEGILLEAKILTVADVVEAMSSHRPYRPSLGITMALDEIRTGRGTRYHAPSVDACLHLILEKNFVLSSPEDAGDRGNI; from the coding sequence ATGCCTGCCAAGAAGCTGAAAAAGATATCAAATACCATTTCCATCCGGATCGCCCTGCCGGCCTTTCTGACCATCCTTCTCTTTGTCACCGCCATGTTCTTTATCCTCTTGCCCCAGCTTGAGCAAAGCCTGATGAACCGGAAGCAGGAAATGATTCAGGAACAGACGGAAACCGCCTGGAGCCTCCTCGACTCCTATCGCGAACGGGAGCTTTCCGGAGAACTGAGCAGGGAAGAGGCCCAACTACGGGCGGTCCTGCGCATCCGTAAGCTTCGCTATGGCCCGGAAAAGAAAGATTATTTCTGGATGAACGACATGACTCCGCGGATGGTCATGCACCCCTACCGCTCCGATCTGGACGGCATGGATATTACCGACTTCAAGGACCCGAAGGGCAAGCGCCTCTTTGTCGAATTTGTTCGAGTGGTTGAAAAACAGGGTGCCGGCTTTGTCGAATATATGTGGCAGTGGAAGGACGACGCCCAGAAGATCGTGCCGAAGGTTTCCTATGTCAAAGGTTTCAAGCCCTGGGGATGGATCATCGGCACGGGCATGTATATCGATGATGTTCATGCCGAGATCGCCGCCATTCGCAACAAACTCTCGGCAATTTCAGGGGGAATTCTCCTCATCGTCTCTCTGCTGGCCCTGTACACCATCCGTCAGAGCCTGATGGCCGACCGTGAAAGGCAGCGCATCTTTCTTGAGCGGGAAGCCCTGTTGAAGTCCCTGGAGAAAAGCAAGGAGCGATTCCGTAACCTCTTGGAGACCACCAGCGACTGGATCTGGGAAACCGACGATGTTGGCAGATACGTCTACACCAGCCCCCATGTGCAGAAGCTCCTTGGCTATCTGCCGGAAGAGATACTCCATACCTCTCTCGTGCATTTCGCGGTGCCTGATCAGGCTGCCGCCGCAGGTGAATCCTCCCTGCAACTACTGGCTGCGCAAAAGGCATTCAGCGGTTTTGAAGTTCCCTGCCAGACAAAGGATGGTCACGGCGTGGTCCTTGAATACAACGCGGTACCGATCTTTGATGAAGCCGGCACCCTGACCGGATACCGTGGAATCGCCCGGGATATCACCGAGCGGAAGATGGCCATGGAGATCCTCAAGAGAAGCCGCGACGACCTGCATGCAAGCCTTGAAGAAACCGTTACCTCCCTCGCCTCCACCGCCGAAAAACGTGACCCCTACACCGCCGGACACCAGCAGCGGGTGGAACACCTGGCCTGCGCCATTGCCCGAGAGCTGAAATTTTCCGAGGAACGGATAGAGGGCCTGCATATTGCCGCCCTGCTGCACGATATCGGTAAAATTACCTTGCCGTCGGAGTACCTGGCCAAGCCGACGCGGCTGTCCAAAGAGGAGAAGGCCATTTTCAGATGCCACCCCGAGGTTGGCTACGAGATCCTGAAAAACATCCAATTCCCTTGGCCGGTCGCCGAGATTGTTTATCAGCACCATGAACACCTTGACGGCTCCGGTTATCCCAGGGGACTTACCGATGAAGGCATCCTCCTTGAGGCAAAGATTCTGACGGTCGCGGACGTCGTTGAAGCCATGTCTTCCCACCGCCCCTATCGGCCCTCCCTCGGAATCACCATGGCCCTTGACGAAATCCGCACCGGCCGGGGCACCCGTTATCATGCCCCAAGCGTCGATGCCTGCCTCCACTTGATTCTGGAAAAGAACTTCGTGCTCTCTTCGCCGGAGGATGCGGGGGACAGGGGAAATATCTAG
- a CDS encoding AzlC family ABC transporter permease — MENGNKLAGSAVAAGIRRALPIVLGYVPVGFAYGVLAGKNGISDANTLLMSLIVFAGSAQFIAVGLFASGTGPAAIILTTFVVNLRHLLMAASLTPFLAGWRKRHLAFFSFQLTDETFALHTSAAGRLSECRAEALALNVTAQSSWVGGTILGIVASGLIGDIKPMGLDYALAAMFIALLVGQCENRVRVITAIFSGGIATLLYLAGWHQFHIIAATVLGATFGLGVELWIKR; from the coding sequence ATGGAGAATGGTAACAAACTAGCCGGTTCAGCGGTTGCTGCCGGCATCAGAAGAGCTTTGCCCATCGTTCTTGGCTATGTTCCGGTGGGTTTTGCCTACGGGGTGCTGGCGGGAAAGAATGGCATCTCCGATGCCAATACCCTGCTGATGTCGCTCATTGTCTTTGCCGGGTCAGCCCAGTTTATCGCCGTTGGTCTGTTTGCTTCCGGAACTGGGCCGGCGGCGATCATCCTCACCACCTTCGTCGTCAATCTCCGTCATCTACTCATGGCCGCCTCGCTCACGCCCTTTCTCGCCGGCTGGCGGAAGCGCCATCTGGCCTTTTTCTCCTTCCAACTGACCGATGAAACCTTTGCCCTGCACACGTCAGCGGCGGGGCGGCTCAGCGAATGCCGGGCAGAGGCCCTCGCCCTGAATGTGACAGCCCAGTCGTCCTGGGTCGGTGGAACGATCCTGGGAATTGTCGCCTCGGGACTGATCGGCGACATTAAGCCAATGGGGCTTGATTACGCCCTGGCGGCGATGTTTATTGCCCTGCTGGTCGGCCAGTGCGAGAACCGGGTGCGAGTGATAACAGCCATCTTTTCCGGGGGTATCGCAACACTCTTATACCTGGCCGGGTGGCACCAATTTCATATTATCGCCGCCACCGTGCTCGGGGCGACCTTTGGCCTTGGGGTAGAGCTGTGGATCAAACGCTGA